The following are encoded together in the Acidicapsa ligni genome:
- the rplV gene encoding 50S ribosomal protein L22 — protein sequence MAVQTKAVETKEFRAEARFQRVSPQKARLVLNLVKGLGVQRALETLAFTKKRIAPVIHKVLTSALDNAKYLSDERGLDLDVDNLYVKLAIANEGPRMKRIRPAPMGRAFRYQRRLTHIIVSVAERVEEGAEVTKVDVTPAKAKKAASKTAAKKASTKTGSKTKSAA from the coding sequence ATGGCAGTCCAGACAAAAGCAGTCGAGACAAAAGAATTCCGGGCCGAGGCAAGGTTCCAGCGCGTATCGCCGCAGAAGGCGCGGTTGGTGCTGAATCTGGTCAAGGGACTGGGAGTTCAGAGGGCGCTGGAAACACTCGCCTTTACCAAGAAGCGGATCGCTCCGGTGATTCACAAGGTGCTGACCTCGGCACTGGACAATGCGAAGTATCTGTCCGATGAGCGTGGTCTGGATCTGGATGTTGACAACCTGTACGTCAAGCTGGCGATAGCGAACGAGGGACCGCGCATGAAGCGCATCCGTCCTGCGCCTATGGGCCGTGCGTTCCGGTATCAACGTCGCCTGACGCACATCATTGTTTCGGTTGCCGAGCGTGTTGAAGAAGGCGCGGAAGTGACCAAGGTTGATGTAACGCCGGCGAAGGCCAAAAAGGCCGCCAGCAAGACGGCAGCCAAGAAGGCGTCAACCAAGACAGGCAGCAAGACCAAGTCGGCCGCGTAG
- the rpsE gene encoding 30S ribosomal protein S5 → MAFTKKLDANHFKLTDQVVAINRVTKVVKGGKNMSFAALVVVGDATAGVVGYGSGKAKEVPQAIRKGIESAKKNLVKINLTETTIPHQVLGRFGSGHVLLKPAPEGTGVIAGGAVRAVMTSAGVQNVLTKSLGTANPHNVIKATFDALTQLRDKAEVALMRGKTVEEL, encoded by the coding sequence ATGGCATTTACAAAGAAACTCGACGCCAACCATTTCAAGCTGACCGATCAGGTTGTGGCGATCAACCGCGTAACGAAGGTAGTCAAGGGCGGCAAAAACATGTCGTTCGCGGCTCTCGTTGTGGTGGGCGACGCGACTGCCGGAGTGGTGGGCTATGGTTCGGGCAAGGCCAAGGAAGTTCCCCAGGCGATTCGCAAGGGAATTGAGTCGGCCAAGAAGAATCTGGTCAAGATCAACCTGACCGAGACGACGATTCCGCACCAGGTTCTGGGCCGTTTTGGCTCTGGACATGTGCTGCTGAAGCCGGCTCCTGAAGGTACGGGCGTGATTGCCGGTGGCGCAGTGCGCGCGGTAATGACCTCGGCAGGCGTGCAGAACGTGCTGACGAAGTCGCTCGGCACGGCGAATCCGCACAACGTGATCAAGGCCACCTTTGATGCACTGACCCAGCTCCGTGACAAGGCTGAAGTTGCCTTGATGCGCGGCAAGACGGTTGAGGAGCTTTAA
- the rplP gene encoding 50S ribosomal protein L16, translated as MLMPKKVKFRKQQKGKMRGKAWRGSTLSFGEYGLKVMECGYITDRQIEASRIAMTRFIKRGGKVWLRLFPDKPITKKPAEVRMGSGKGALDHWAAVVRPGKILFEMEGVTPEIAMEAMRLAANKLPLKTRFVQRPAVIKNAPAEVETGTEAAQ; from the coding sequence ATGTTGATGCCAAAGAAGGTCAAGTTTCGCAAGCAGCAGAAGGGCAAGATGCGCGGCAAGGCATGGCGCGGTTCGACCCTCTCGTTTGGCGAGTATGGGCTGAAGGTCATGGAATGCGGTTACATTACCGACCGTCAGATCGAAGCCAGCCGTATCGCAATGACGCGCTTTATCAAGCGTGGCGGCAAGGTCTGGCTGCGTCTGTTCCCGGACAAGCCGATCACCAAGAAGCCGGCCGAAGTTCGAATGGGTTCCGGTAAGGGTGCGTTGGATCACTGGGCGGCAGTTGTTCGTCCGGGCAAGATCCTCTTCGAGATGGAGGGAGTTACTCCTGAAATCGCGATGGAAGCGATGCGCCTGGCAGCCAACAAGCTGCCGTTGAAGACCCGCTTCGTGCAGCGTCCTGCGGTGATCAAGAACGCCCCGGCGGAAGTCGAGACGGGTACGGAAGCTGCGCAGTAA
- the rplO gene encoding 50S ribosomal protein L15 gives MAKNLSNLRAPKKANTGRKRVGRGMGSGMGKTSTRGHKGQGSRSGSSLMRGFEGGQMPLHRRLPKRGFTNIFRVEYTVINLTRIADLAAERGISEIALEDYKKLGLAGNKKALIKILGTGELTTAISITAHRFSKTAAEKIEKAGGKAIVAGGVTVTAAE, from the coding sequence ATGGCAAAGAATCTTTCAAATCTCCGCGCGCCCAAGAAGGCAAACACTGGGCGCAAGCGTGTCGGTCGCGGTATGGGATCCGGCATGGGTAAGACTTCAACCCGCGGCCACAAGGGCCAGGGTTCGCGTTCGGGCTCCAGCCTGATGCGTGGCTTTGAGGGCGGCCAGATGCCGTTGCATCGCCGTCTTCCCAAGCGTGGATTTACCAACATCTTCCGCGTTGAATACACCGTCATCAACCTGACCCGCATTGCCGATCTGGCTGCCGAGCGTGGCATCTCCGAGATCGCGCTTGAGGATTACAAGAAGCTTGGTCTGGCCGGTAACAAGAAGGCTTTGATCAAGATTCTGGGTACGGGCGAATTGACCACGGCTATCTCGATTACGGCGCACCGGTTCTCGAAGACTGCGGCTGAGAAGATTGAAAAGGCTGGCGGCAAGGCGATCGTGGCTGGTGGAGTTACTGTTACGGCGGCGGAGTAA
- the rplN gene encoding 50S ribosomal protein L14, producing the protein MAVQMRTMLAVADNSGARKLQVILPLGGSSGKKAGLGDVVTAAVKESSPDGTVKKGKVVKAVIVRTRKEYRRRDGTYIRFDENAAVLINESGEPVGTRVFGPVARELREKKFLKIVSLAPEVI; encoded by the coding sequence ATGGCAGTACAAATGAGAACGATGCTTGCGGTTGCCGATAATTCAGGCGCGCGCAAGTTGCAGGTAATCCTTCCCCTGGGTGGTTCTTCCGGCAAGAAGGCTGGTCTGGGCGATGTAGTTACGGCTGCGGTGAAGGAATCTTCCCCGGACGGAACAGTCAAGAAGGGTAAGGTCGTCAAGGCGGTAATTGTGCGTACGCGCAAGGAGTATCGCCGCCGGGATGGAACGTATATCCGCTTCGATGAGAATGCAGCAGTGCTGATCAACGAGTCGGGCGAGCCGGTTGGTACGCGTGTTTTCGGGCCGGTTGCCCGTGAGTTGCGCGAGAAGAAGTTTCTGAAGATTGTTTCGCTGGCTCCTGAAGTTATCTAA
- the rplF gene encoding 50S ribosomal protein L6 has product MSRIGKKPIPLPAGVKYTISGNTVLVEGPKGKVSALIAPGIQLETVDGVLNVTRESDKAAAFHGLTRALVFNAVHGVTAGWTKDLDIVGIGYRAELKSKAMVVFTLGYSHPIEFPLPTGIEVTIDPKQTHLTISGIDRQKVGQVAADMRSLRKPDPYKNKGVRYTGEKLKKKAGKSGSK; this is encoded by the coding sequence ATGTCGCGTATTGGCAAGAAACCGATTCCGTTGCCTGCTGGTGTGAAGTACACCATCAGTGGCAACACTGTGCTGGTTGAAGGACCGAAGGGCAAAGTTTCCGCTTTGATCGCTCCTGGCATTCAACTGGAGACCGTTGATGGCGTATTGAATGTGACGCGTGAGAGCGATAAGGCTGCTGCGTTTCACGGCCTGACCCGCGCCTTGGTTTTCAACGCGGTTCATGGTGTGACTGCTGGCTGGACGAAGGATCTGGACATCGTCGGCATTGGTTACCGTGCTGAGTTGAAGAGCAAGGCGATGGTAGTATTCACGCTTGGCTATTCGCACCCGATCGAGTTCCCACTGCCCACGGGCATTGAAGTAACGATCGATCCGAAGCAGACGCACTTGACGATCTCGGGCATTGACCGGCAGAAGGTTGGCCAGGTTGCAGCCGATATGCGTTCGCTGCGCAAGCCGGATCCGTACAAGAACAAGGGCGTTCGCTATACCGGCGAGAAGCTGAAGAAGAAGGCCGGCAAGTCAGGTTCCAAGTAG
- the infA gene encoding translation initiation factor IF-1, with product MSKEDAIEVMAVVVETLPNAMFKVKLENDHQVLAHVSGRMRKNFIRILPGDRVAVELSPYDLNRGRIVYRYK from the coding sequence TTGTCGAAGGAAGACGCGATTGAGGTAATGGCAGTAGTTGTTGAGACGCTGCCCAATGCCATGTTCAAGGTCAAGCTGGAGAATGACCACCAGGTGCTGGCTCACGTTTCAGGCCGGATGCGCAAGAACTTCATCCGCATTCTGCCCGGTGACCGCGTGGCGGTTGAACTGAGTCCGTATGACTTGAACCGCGGACGAATTGTGTACCGCTATAAATGA
- a CDS encoding adenylate kinase encodes MGTAVSSAAGDSGEVVHPGHPVVPGPILLLGAPGVGKGTQAKELVKLWGIPQISTGDLLRSHRDRGTELGKLANELMLQGKLVPDTLVNDMVAARLVEPDTRNGFILDGFPRTIPQAQWLDNWLAEHCNALPVVAVSIQVDYTRLLRRITGRRNCPVCQTIYNIYLQPPRIEGVCDVEGATLVQRSDDTEMCFDGRMRTYDTLTAPVIEHYRGLSRFAEVNGDQPVADVAAGIVSSVERLRA; translated from the coding sequence ATGGGTACGGCAGTTTCTTCAGCCGCAGGGGATAGCGGGGAAGTGGTGCATCCTGGCCACCCGGTTGTCCCTGGCCCGATCCTGCTGCTGGGTGCTCCTGGAGTTGGCAAGGGAACGCAAGCCAAGGAGCTGGTGAAGCTCTGGGGAATTCCCCAGATTTCCACTGGCGACCTGCTTCGATCGCATCGCGACCGTGGCACGGAACTAGGCAAGCTGGCGAATGAACTGATGCTTCAGGGCAAGCTGGTTCCGGACACGCTGGTCAACGACATGGTGGCGGCACGATTGGTGGAGCCGGATACCAGGAATGGATTCATCCTGGACGGGTTTCCACGGACGATTCCACAGGCGCAGTGGCTGGACAATTGGTTGGCGGAACACTGTAATGCCCTGCCGGTAGTTGCAGTTAGCATTCAGGTGGACTATACTCGATTACTGCGTCGTATTACTGGACGCCGCAACTGCCCCGTCTGCCAGACGATCTATAACATCTACCTGCAACCCCCTCGTATTGAAGGAGTTTGCGACGTAGAAGGCGCGACTCTGGTACAGCGAAGCGACGATACGGAAATGTGCTTCGATGGGCGTATGCGTACCTATGACACCCTGACTGCCCCGGTGATCGAGCATTATCGCGGATTGAGCAGGTTTGCCGAGGTCAATGGAGATCAGCCGGTAGCCGATGTGGCCGCTGGCATTGTGTCTTCTGTCGAGCGATTGCGGGCTTAA
- the rplR gene encoding 50S ribosomal protein L18 yields the protein MIAKTERNQVRGRVHFRIRQKISGTAQRPRLNVYRSLNHIYAQVIDDATGTTLASASTLAGKINAGGNIAAAKEVGKLVAEQAIEKGVKKVVFDRGGYLYHGRIKALADAAREAGLDF from the coding sequence ATGATTGCAAAGACAGAACGAAATCAGGTACGCGGACGGGTTCACTTCCGCATTCGGCAGAAGATCTCCGGTACGGCGCAGCGGCCACGTCTGAACGTATATCGCTCGCTGAACCACATCTATGCGCAGGTAATCGACGACGCAACCGGCACCACACTGGCTTCGGCTTCCACATTGGCTGGCAAGATCAATGCAGGCGGCAACATTGCCGCAGCCAAGGAAGTGGGCAAGCTGGTCGCGGAGCAGGCGATCGAAAAGGGCGTCAAGAAGGTTGTGTTTGACCGTGGCGGCTACCTGTACCACGGACGCATCAAGGCGCTGGCCGATGCCGCGCGTGAAGCAGGTCTGGACTTCTAA
- the rpmJ gene encoding 50S ribosomal protein L36: protein MKVRASVKKICDKCKVIHRHGKVRVICEVAKHKQRQG from the coding sequence ATGAAGGTTCGTGCGTCAGTCAAGAAGATTTGTGACAAGTGCAAGGTCATCCACCGGCATGGCAAGGTGCGCGTGATCTGCGAAGTCGCAAAGCATAAGCAGCGTCAGGGATAG
- a CDS encoding type Z 30S ribosomal protein S14 yields the protein MATTAKRVKDARKPKFACRQHNRCQLCGRPRAFLRKFGICRLCFRGLAHRGEIPGVVKSSW from the coding sequence ATGGCAACCACTGCAAAACGAGTGAAAGATGCGCGCAAGCCCAAGTTTGCCTGCCGCCAACATAACCGCTGCCAGCTCTGCGGACGTCCTCGGGCGTTCCTACGCAAGTTTGGCATCTGCCGTCTATGCTTCCGCGGCCTGGCGCACAGGGGAGAGATTCCTGGCGTTGTGAAGTCGAGCTGGTAG
- the secY gene encoding preprotein translocase subunit SecY, translating to MFEKFLNIFRVPDLRKRIGFTLGLLAIYRLGAFLPTPGVNSKLLEQFFHTQGGSALGLLDMFSGGNLRRFTIFALGIMPYITASIIFQLLTVVYEPLARLQKEGELGRRKITQWTRYLTVILAAFQSIAIAFGLTSQGMVIISGPAFILLTVLTLTTGTAFIMWLGEQITDRGIGNGMSLLIFTGIVVGLPRGIADIVDKVKTNAWGTFTGVAVLLLLAAMVALVAFIVFVERSERRIPVQSARRIVGRKMMGGLSSHLPLKVNSGGVMPVIFASSILSAPLLFSQVGFVQSNKVLSNIMAGLQPGEPWYEFLYMAAIIFFAYFYISIVFRPDDIADNMRKSGSFIPGIRPGRRTSDYINDILTRITLVGAVYLILISLVPTFLLSGFHLNHLWLVGGIFEHLPAWVTNGLHMNFYFGGTSLLIVVGVAMDTANQIESQLIMRHYDGFSPRSGRVRGRKTW from the coding sequence ATGTTTGAAAAGTTCCTCAATATCTTCCGGGTTCCCGATCTGCGTAAGCGGATTGGTTTCACACTGGGCCTGCTGGCAATTTACCGCCTGGGCGCGTTTTTGCCGACTCCAGGTGTGAACAGCAAGTTGCTGGAGCAGTTCTTCCACACGCAGGGCGGATCGGCCCTCGGCCTGCTGGATATGTTCTCAGGCGGTAACCTTCGCCGGTTTACGATCTTCGCGCTGGGCATCATGCCGTATATCACGGCGTCGATCATCTTCCAGTTGTTGACGGTGGTTTATGAGCCGTTGGCTCGCCTTCAAAAAGAAGGCGAACTGGGACGTCGCAAGATCACCCAGTGGACGCGTTATCTCACGGTTATCCTCGCGGCTTTCCAGTCGATTGCAATTGCTTTCGGATTGACCAGCCAGGGCATGGTGATCATCTCCGGACCGGCGTTTATCTTGCTGACGGTTCTGACCTTGACGACAGGTACGGCCTTCATCATGTGGCTGGGTGAGCAGATCACCGATCGCGGTATCGGCAACGGCATGAGCCTGTTGATCTTTACGGGTATCGTGGTTGGTCTGCCGCGTGGCATTGCGGACATTGTCGACAAGGTAAAGACCAATGCCTGGGGCACGTTTACGGGCGTTGCGGTTCTGCTGCTGCTGGCGGCGATGGTGGCCCTGGTGGCTTTCATCGTATTCGTCGAGCGGTCGGAGCGTCGGATACCGGTGCAGTCGGCTCGCCGTATTGTCGGCCGCAAGATGATGGGTGGACTTAGTTCGCACCTGCCGCTGAAGGTGAATTCAGGCGGTGTAATGCCGGTCATCTTTGCCAGTTCGATTCTGTCGGCTCCGCTGTTGTTCAGCCAGGTGGGTTTTGTTCAGTCGAACAAAGTGCTGTCGAACATCATGGCCGGTCTGCAGCCTGGCGAGCCGTGGTACGAGTTCCTGTACATGGCGGCGATCATCTTCTTCGCCTACTTCTACATCTCGATCGTTTTCCGTCCCGATGACATTGCGGACAACATGCGCAAGAGCGGTTCATTTATTCCGGGTATTCGTCCTGGACGCCGCACTTCGGACTACATCAACGACATTCTGACCCGCATTACGTTGGTCGGCGCTGTTTACCTGATCCTGATCTCGCTGGTGCCGACGTTCCTTCTTTCCGGCTTCCATCTGAATCATCTCTGGCTGGTGGGCGGTATCTTTGAGCATCTGCCGGCGTGGGTCACCAACGGTCTGCACATGAACTTCTACTTCGGTGGAACCTCACTGCTGATCGTGGTTGGCGTGGCGATGGATACAGCTAACCAGATTGAGTCGCAGTTGATTATGCGGCACTATGACGGATTCTCACCGCGTTCGGGTCGTGTTCGCGGAAGGAAGACCTGGTAA
- the rplE gene encoding 50S ribosomal protein L5 gives MAERTPARLKEKYNKEIRVALQKELGLDNIMAVPKIEKIVINMGLGEATQNTKLLDPLVADLGMIAGQKPVTTKSKKSIAAFKVRAGMSIGAMVTLRQDAMYEFLDRLISTALPRVRDFRGVSTKSFDGRGNYTLGLRDQLIFPEIDYSKVEKLKGMNITIVTTAHDDNSARALLRQFGMPFRQGA, from the coding sequence ATGGCAGAACGTACACCGGCAAGATTGAAAGAGAAGTACAACAAAGAGATTCGTGTTGCGCTCCAGAAGGAGCTTGGCCTGGACAACATCATGGCCGTGCCGAAGATCGAAAAGATTGTAATCAACATGGGTCTGGGCGAAGCTACCCAGAACACCAAGCTGCTTGACCCTCTGGTCGCCGATCTGGGAATGATCGCTGGACAGAAGCCGGTCACGACGAAGTCGAAGAAGTCGATCGCCGCATTCAAGGTGCGCGCGGGCATGTCGATTGGCGCCATGGTTACACTGCGCCAGGATGCCATGTACGAATTTCTGGACCGCCTGATCTCGACGGCTCTGCCGCGAGTACGCGATTTTCGCGGCGTGTCCACCAAGAGTTTTGATGGCCGTGGTAACTACACGCTCGGCCTGCGCGATCAGTTGATCTTCCCGGAGATTGATTACTCCAAGGTAGAGAAGCTGAAGGGCATGAACATCACCATCGTGACCACCGCCCACGATGACAACTCGGCACGCGCGCTGCTTCGGCAGTTCGGAATGCCTTTCCGTCAGGGCGCGTAA
- the rpsH gene encoding 30S ribosomal protein S8: MSLTDPVADFLARIRNAIRARHQKLDVPASKLKAEIARILKEEGYISNYKTQEEEGKQVLRVYLKYGAGSEAAIRDLARISRPGCRVYIGRDEIKRVQGGLGISIMTTPKGVMTGRQARREGVGGEILCEVW; this comes from the coding sequence ATGAGTCTGACTGACCCAGTTGCAGATTTTCTGGCGCGCATCCGGAATGCTATCCGCGCACGCCACCAGAAGCTGGATGTTCCAGCTTCGAAGTTGAAGGCTGAGATTGCCCGCATCCTCAAAGAAGAGGGCTATATCTCGAACTACAAGACCCAGGAAGAAGAAGGCAAGCAGGTTCTGCGCGTGTACTTGAAGTATGGCGCGGGTTCTGAAGCTGCTATCCGCGATCTGGCTCGCATTTCGCGTCCCGGCTGCCGCGTTTATATCGGCCGCGATGAGATCAAGCGCGTCCAGGGTGGATTGGGCATCTCCATCATGACGACCCCTAAGGGTGTCATGACCGGTCGCCAGGCACGCCGTGAAGGCGTTGGCGGCGAGATCCTCTGCGAAGTCTGGTAG
- the rpsQ gene encoding 30S ribosomal protein S17, whose protein sequence is MAATKEVSQTVASSTPTATPAVPAEVGARRNEKVGNVVSTKMQKTIVVEVEMRKAHPKYKRIVKSNKKFYAHDEQNSARVGDVVRIRESRPLSKLKRWSLEEIVRRSSLGQLEDAAPKAS, encoded by the coding sequence ATGGCGGCCACTAAAGAAGTTTCGCAGACAGTAGCATCGAGCACGCCGACGGCCACTCCCGCGGTTCCAGCTGAAGTTGGAGCACGCCGCAACGAGAAGGTTGGCAATGTGGTTTCGACCAAGATGCAGAAGACCATTGTGGTCGAGGTCGAGATGCGCAAGGCGCACCCGAAGTACAAGCGTATTGTGAAGAGCAACAAGAAGTTCTATGCCCATGACGAGCAGAATTCGGCGCGTGTCGGCGATGTTGTTCGCATTCGCGAAAGCCGTCCGCTGAGCAAGCTGAAGCGCTGGTCACTGGAAGAGATTGTTCGTCGCTCTTCGCTGGGTCAGTTGGAAGACGCAGCTCCGAAGGCTAGCTAA
- the rplX gene encoding 50S ribosomal protein L24 has product MAGLNIHRNDKVQVLTGADAGKQGRVLRVFPDKDKVLVEHVRIVKKTVSSKSGKNTKGGIAEQESPLHVSNVALVCVSCGKTTRVAFKVEGGVKVRVCKKCGAEQPTKSK; this is encoded by the coding sequence ATGGCTGGATTGAATATTCATCGTAACGACAAGGTTCAGGTGCTTACCGGCGCCGATGCTGGCAAGCAGGGTCGCGTCCTTCGGGTATTCCCGGACAAGGACAAGGTTCTTGTTGAGCATGTGCGCATTGTCAAGAAGACTGTCAGTTCGAAGTCGGGCAAGAACACCAAGGGCGGCATTGCTGAGCAGGAATCCCCGCTTCACGTTTCGAACGTGGCGCTGGTATGCGTGAGCTGCGGCAAGACGACCCGTGTGGCCTTCAAGGTTGAAGGCGGCGTCAAGGTTCGCGTTTGCAAGAAGTGCGGCGCTGAGCAGCCTACCAAGTCGAAGTAG
- the map gene encoding type I methionyl aminopeptidase: MAVILKSAREVEHMRRAGKVVRLVLDHVRDHVKPGATTQDLENAAEAKMNELGAKAAFKGYHGFPAILCTSINSEVVHGIPSKKRVLKEGDIVSIDCGAIVDGFYGDSAITVPVGEKIDEKTLRLLSATQASLRAAIETVKPGATLGDIGAAVQEVVEAEGFSVVRDFVGHGIGTRMHEDPQVPNYGQRGRGMKLREGMVIAIEPMVNAGKPGVEVLKDGWTAVTEDGSMSAHFEHTVAVTATGAMILTE; this comes from the coding sequence GTGGCCGTAATTCTGAAGTCAGCACGGGAAGTAGAGCACATGCGTCGCGCAGGCAAGGTCGTTCGCCTCGTGCTGGATCATGTGCGTGATCATGTGAAGCCCGGAGCTACGACTCAGGACCTGGAAAACGCAGCCGAAGCCAAGATGAACGAGCTCGGCGCGAAGGCTGCTTTCAAGGGTTATCACGGGTTTCCGGCGATCCTGTGCACCTCGATCAACAGTGAAGTGGTGCATGGAATTCCCTCCAAGAAGCGCGTACTGAAGGAAGGCGATATCGTCTCCATCGACTGCGGCGCGATTGTGGACGGGTTCTATGGCGATTCGGCGATCACGGTTCCGGTAGGTGAAAAGATCGACGAGAAGACGCTTCGCCTGCTGAGCGCGACCCAGGCTTCTTTGCGGGCGGCAATCGAGACGGTCAAGCCGGGTGCAACGCTGGGCGATATCGGCGCGGCGGTGCAGGAAGTTGTCGAGGCTGAAGGATTTTCGGTTGTTCGGGATTTTGTCGGACACGGGATTGGAACTCGGATGCACGAAGATCCGCAGGTTCCCAACTATGGCCAGCGCGGACGTGGTATGAAGCTGCGCGAGGGCATGGTGATTGCGATTGAGCCGATGGTGAACGCGGGCAAGCCGGGCGTTGAAGTATTGAAAGATGGCTGGACTGCTGTGACGGAAGACGGCAGTATGAGCGCTCATTTTGAGCATACGGTGGCTGTGACGGCTACCGGGGCGATGATCTTAACCGAGTAG
- the rpmD gene encoding 50S ribosomal protein L30: MADVKKIRIEYYRSAISTPFKHKRVITGLGFTRLNQIVERVDNESVRGMVKTVPHLVRILED, translated from the coding sequence ATGGCAGACGTTAAGAAGATTCGTATTGAGTATTACCGGTCGGCGATTTCGACCCCGTTCAAGCACAAGCGGGTCATCACTGGCCTGGGCTTTACGCGGCTCAATCAGATTGTTGAGCGCGTTGATAATGAGTCGGTTCGCGGCATGGTGAAGACTGTTCCGCATCTGGTTCGCATTCTCGAAGACTAA
- the rpsC gene encoding 30S ribosomal protein S3, producing MGQKVHPYGFRLGVNKPWRSRWFATRDYAKLLVEDVKLKAELKDKLKAAGVSSVEIERPGNKLRFIIRTARPGIVIGRKGSEIEKLKGELAKRTNRDVFIDILEVNKPELDAQLVSENIALQLEKRVGFRRAMRKSVDSALRFGCKGIKVRVSGRLNGNEIARSEWYLQGRLPLHTLRADIDYGFSEAHTTYGIIGVKTWIYRGDIYEQKRRQPVVAGAGAFQL from the coding sequence ATGGGACAGAAAGTTCATCCTTATGGATTCCGGCTCGGAGTCAACAAGCCATGGCGCTCGCGCTGGTTTGCCACGCGCGATTACGCGAAGTTGCTGGTCGAAGATGTCAAGCTCAAGGCTGAGTTGAAGGACAAGCTGAAGGCTGCCGGCGTCAGCTCGGTAGAGATTGAGCGTCCAGGCAACAAGCTACGGTTTATCATCCGCACTGCGCGTCCGGGTATTGTTATCGGCCGCAAGGGTTCGGAGATTGAGAAGCTCAAGGGCGAGTTGGCGAAGCGCACCAATCGGGATGTCTTCATCGACATTCTCGAGGTGAACAAGCCGGAGCTGGATGCCCAGTTGGTTTCCGAGAATATCGCGTTGCAGCTTGAGAAGCGCGTTGGCTTCCGCCGCGCGATGCGCAAGAGCGTTGATTCGGCGCTGCGTTTCGGTTGCAAGGGAATCAAGGTTCGCGTTTCGGGCCGTTTGAACGGGAACGAAATCGCGCGTTCCGAGTGGTATTTGCAGGGACGTCTGCCGCTGCACACGTTGCGCGCGGACATCGATTACGGCTTCTCCGAGGCGCACACGACCTATGGAATCATTGGCGTGAAGACCTGGATTTACCGTGGCGATATCTACGAGCAGAAGCGTCGCCAGCCGGTTGTTGCGGGTGCGGGTGCTTTTCAGCTGTAG
- the rpmC gene encoding 50S ribosomal protein L29 yields the protein MELAKIRNLSDEELKTTGVQTSEQLFRIRFQAKLGQNEGIRKLRELRKDVARIKTIAKERELGIQREVPEAKAKKAAAPVKAKKTTKSKKEAK from the coding sequence ATGGAATTAGCAAAGATTCGTAACCTGAGCGACGAGGAATTGAAGACGACGGGAGTGCAGACTTCCGAGCAACTCTTCCGCATCCGCTTTCAGGCCAAGCTGGGGCAGAACGAAGGCATTCGCAAGCTGCGTGAGCTGCGCAAGGATGTCGCCCGCATCAAGACGATCGCCAAGGAACGCGAGCTTGGGATTCAGCGGGAAGTACCTGAGGCCAAGGCCAAGAAGGCTGCCGCTCCGGTGAAGGCCAAGAAGACAACGAAGTCGAAGAAGGAGGCCAAGTAA
- the rpsS gene encoding 30S ribosomal protein S19, translated as MARSTKKGPFVDEHLIKKVEVLNAANDKKVIKTWSRRSTIFPEFIGHTVAVHNGRKFIPVYVTENMVGHKFGEFSPTRTFKGHTQKSSESGAKAR; from the coding sequence ATGGCACGTTCGACGAAAAAAGGTCCCTTTGTGGACGAGCATTTGATCAAGAAGGTGGAAGTTCTGAATGCCGCCAACGACAAAAAGGTCATCAAGACCTGGTCGCGCCGCTCTACGATCTTCCCCGAATTCATCGGTCACACCGTTGCCGTGCATAACGGTCGCAAGTTCATCCCGGTCTATGTGACGGAGAACATGGTGGGACACAAGTTTGGCGAATTTTCTCCGACCCGTACCTTCAAGGGGCACACCCAGAAGTCGTCTGAGTCGGGCGCCAAGGCCCGGTAG